A single Providencia manganoxydans DNA region contains:
- a CDS encoding PTS sugar transporter subunit IIB, with translation MKITVVCGNGLGTSLMMEMSIKTILKDLQVSADVDHVDLGSAKGTASDIFVGTKDIAEQLVAQQVDGEIVALENMIDKVAMKEHLSVALRKLGAL, from the coding sequence ATGAAAATTACCGTCGTATGTGGAAATGGTTTAGGTACTAGTCTGATGATGGAAATGAGTATCAAAACGATTTTAAAAGATTTGCAAGTCAGTGCTGATGTAGATCACGTGGATCTTGGTTCTGCCAAAGGAACTGCTAGTGATATTTTTGTTGGTACAAAAGATATTGCTGAACAATTAGTTGCACAGCAAGTCGATGGTGAAATCGTTGCTCTAGAAAATATGATCGACAAAGTCGCTATGAAAGAACATTTGAGTGTTGCACTGCGTAAGTTAGGCGCACTGTAA
- a CDS encoding PTS ascorbate transporter subunit IIC, producing MSFFRFLMQDVLSEPAILVGLIALIGLIAQKKPVTECIKGTIKTIMGFVILGAGAGLVVSSLGDFSAIFQHAFGINGVVPNNEAIVSIAQKSFGREMAMIMFFAMLINILIARLTPWKFIFLTGHHTLFMSMMVAVILATAGMEGTLLVVVGSLIVGFCMVFFPAIAHPYMKKVTGSDDVAIGHFSTISYVLAGFIGSKFGNKAHSTEDMNVPKSLLFLRDTPVAISFTMFIIFIITCLFAGSDYVREVSGGKNWFMFSLMQSITFAAGVYIILQGVRMVIAEIVPAFKGISDKLVPNAKPALDCPVVFPYAPNAVLVGFLSSFAAGVIGMFILYALNMTVIIPGVVPHFFVGAAAGVFGNATGGRRGAILGAFAQGLLITFLPVFLLPVLGDIGIANTTFSDADFGVIGILLGIIVR from the coding sequence ATGTCATTTTTTCGTTTTCTGATGCAGGATGTCCTTTCTGAACCGGCGATCCTAGTCGGTCTGATTGCTTTAATTGGCTTAATTGCTCAAAAGAAACCCGTTACTGAATGTATTAAAGGCACCATCAAAACCATTATGGGTTTTGTCATTTTAGGTGCAGGTGCAGGCCTCGTTGTCAGCTCATTAGGTGATTTCTCAGCAATTTTCCAACATGCTTTCGGTATTAATGGTGTTGTACCAAACAATGAAGCCATTGTTTCTATTGCACAAAAAAGCTTTGGCCGAGAAATGGCAATGATCATGTTCTTCGCCATGCTTATTAATATCTTGATTGCCCGCTTAACCCCATGGAAATTCATTTTCCTAACGGGTCACCACACTTTATTCATGTCAATGATGGTGGCAGTGATCCTTGCAACAGCAGGTATGGAAGGTACGCTACTGGTGGTTGTTGGCTCACTCATTGTTGGTTTTTGTATGGTGTTCTTCCCTGCCATCGCCCACCCATACATGAAGAAAGTGACGGGTTCAGATGACGTCGCTATCGGACACTTTTCAACGATCTCTTATGTGCTTGCTGGTTTTATCGGGAGCAAATTTGGTAATAAAGCACATTCAACTGAAGACATGAACGTACCGAAAAGTTTACTTTTCCTACGTGATACCCCAGTTGCTATTTCATTCACTATGTTCATTATTTTTATCATCACTTGTTTATTTGCTGGCAGTGATTACGTTCGTGAAGTGAGTGGTGGTAAAAACTGGTTTATGTTCTCATTGATGCAATCTATCACTTTCGCTGCGGGTGTTTATATCATTCTGCAAGGTGTTCGTATGGTCATTGCAGAAATTGTTCCCGCTTTCAAAGGGATCTCCGATAAATTAGTTCCTAATGCCAAACCTGCGCTAGATTGCCCAGTTGTGTTCCCTTATGCGCCTAATGCTGTATTAGTTGGTTTCTTAAGTAGCTTTGCCGCTGGTGTGATCGGTATGTTTATCCTGTATGCGTTAAATATGACTGTGATTATACCGGGTGTTGTACCTCACTTTTTCGTGGGGGCTGCTGCTGGGGTGTTTGGTAATGCTACGGGCGGTCGTCGTGGAGCAATTTTAGGTGCGTTCGCGCAAGGCCTATTAATTACCTTCTTGCCTGTGTTCCTACTCCCTGTTCTTGGTGATATTGGTATCGCTAATACAACATTCAGCGATGCAGACTTCGGTGTTATTGGTATTTTACTTGGCATTATCGTTCGATAA
- a CDS encoding GNAT family N-acetyltransferase gives MIGFFMYRERDLLPNEAQICRYMLDHKFIGQGLGKKTFSAIIDYFKAKGLHRVTLGVDNENNIAKNLYISHGFTYTGEIVDGEYIYSLKLI, from the coding sequence TTGATTGGTTTCTTTATGTACCGAGAGCGAGATTTGCTGCCGAATGAAGCCCAAATTTGTCGTTATATGTTAGATCACAAGTTTATTGGGCAAGGTCTCGGAAAAAAAACATTTTCAGCAATAATTGATTACTTTAAAGCCAAAGGACTCCATCGTGTCACATTAGGAGTTGATAATGAGAACAATATTGCTAAAAACCTCTATATATCACATGGTTTTACTTATACAGGTGAAATTGTCGATGGGGAATATATTTATAGTCTAAAATTGATTTAA
- a CDS encoding iron-containing alcohol dehydrogenase, giving the protein MINLDKFEFACVPKLIFEWGAAQRLAQIIETFGSPRQVMIISDQGLVQAGIVSDVMLNLERAGYSVSLYSAVQPDPLEQQVIDAAEMATNVGAEIIIGLGGGSSLDVAKLVAIMAQSQQPLSQMYGINKVKGQRLPLIQIPTTAGTGSEVTNIAILTTSDDNKMGIVDAKLFCDVVVLDAQLTLKLPAIHTAASGIDAMVHAIEAYTSKHKKNLFSDLLAKEALVLLSQNLVAACNDGNNRAAREANLLGATLAGIAFANSPVAAVHALAYPLGAQHHISHGLSNALMLLPVLHFNLPSAQMLYAELATYVGASVKHNVQQDSDAFINKMAQIIAECQVPQRLREVGILHSDLSSLAQAAMAQTRLLVNNPRELTEQNALELYQQAW; this is encoded by the coding sequence ATGATAAACTTAGACAAATTTGAATTTGCCTGTGTACCAAAGCTTATTTTTGAATGGGGGGCCGCACAGCGATTAGCGCAAATTATAGAAACCTTCGGCTCTCCAAGACAAGTGATGATTATTTCAGATCAGGGGCTTGTGCAAGCGGGTATTGTCTCTGATGTCATGCTTAATTTAGAGCGTGCGGGATATAGCGTTTCGCTATATTCGGCTGTTCAGCCTGATCCGTTAGAGCAGCAAGTGATTGATGCCGCTGAAATGGCCACGAATGTTGGCGCAGAAATAATCATTGGATTAGGCGGGGGATCAAGTCTTGATGTTGCAAAGCTGGTAGCAATTATGGCGCAATCACAACAACCGCTTTCACAAATGTATGGCATCAATAAGGTTAAGGGACAACGATTACCATTGATCCAAATCCCCACGACTGCGGGGACAGGATCAGAAGTCACTAATATAGCAATCCTCACTACCTCTGATGATAATAAAATGGGCATAGTCGATGCAAAATTATTCTGTGATGTGGTGGTGTTGGATGCGCAATTAACCCTTAAGTTACCCGCAATACATACGGCTGCATCAGGGATTGATGCTATGGTGCATGCAATTGAAGCTTATACCAGTAAACATAAGAAAAACCTATTTTCTGATTTACTTGCCAAAGAAGCGCTGGTGTTACTTAGCCAAAATTTAGTGGCTGCTTGTAATGATGGTAATAACCGAGCGGCCAGAGAAGCGAACTTATTAGGTGCGACACTTGCCGGTATCGCTTTTGCTAATTCACCTGTTGCGGCGGTTCATGCGTTAGCCTATCCACTCGGCGCGCAGCATCATATTTCTCATGGATTATCAAATGCATTAATGTTGCTGCCAGTGCTTCATTTTAATTTACCTAGTGCGCAGATGTTATATGCGGAATTGGCGACGTATGTGGGTGCTTCAGTAAAACACAATGTGCAGCAAGATAGTGACGCCTTTATCAACAAAATGGCGCAAATTATTGCTGAATGCCAAGTGCCTCAACGCTTACGTGAAGTCGGGATCTTACACAGCGATTTATCATCATTGGCTCAGGCGGCAATGGCTCAAACTCGCTTATTAGTGAATAATCCTCGGGAGTTGACAGAGCAAAATGCATTGGAATTATACCAACAGGCATGGTGA
- a CDS encoding putative quinol monooxygenase has protein sequence MNNGYLQVIAYYYAKQGMGEHVNQALIELAAATRTEPDNLSYQFFRSTENSDHFVILEQYQTANGLEAHRQTEHFQRIGGSIITPLLDSKQVESIFVTQGNNSLNQGVRQ, from the coding sequence ATGAATAATGGTTATCTTCAAGTTATCGCTTATTACTATGCCAAACAAGGAATGGGGGAGCATGTTAATCAAGCCTTGATAGAGCTGGCCGCAGCAACACGGACAGAGCCTGATAATTTATCGTATCAGTTCTTTCGTTCCACAGAAAATAGCGATCACTTTGTTATTCTAGAACAATATCAAACGGCGAATGGTTTGGAAGCACACCGTCAAACGGAACATTTCCAGCGTATTGGGGGGAGCATCATCACGCCACTTCTGGACAGCAAACAGGTGGAAAGTATTTTTGTGACACAAGGAAATAATTCGCTCAATCAAGGAGTACGTCAATGA
- a CDS encoding glycerol-3-phosphate responsive antiterminator produces MVHNFGALLARHPVIMAIYGVEQLKVAIESEAKVCIIANIDLLKIQPVINLLTQADKFVIVNIDSCNGIQQDKSGIEYIAESGATGILSTRLQTIQRANRLELLTMQKIFVTDRSTWLRSLNAIEQSAPDYVQLMPAPMLPLLSQADKMKLPPIVASGFVSHANDVTYALANGAIAVSSSDCQLWGMALSPEGKIK; encoded by the coding sequence ATGGTTCATAACTTTGGCGCGCTGTTAGCGCGCCATCCTGTCATTATGGCTATCTATGGTGTGGAGCAATTAAAAGTCGCCATCGAAAGCGAAGCAAAAGTGTGCATTATCGCCAATATCGATCTGTTAAAAATTCAACCTGTGATTAATTTACTCACGCAAGCAGATAAATTTGTCATTGTGAATATTGATAGTTGTAATGGCATTCAGCAAGATAAAAGTGGTATCGAATATATTGCTGAAAGCGGCGCTACTGGCATATTGTCAACTCGCTTACAAACGATCCAACGCGCGAATCGTCTTGAGTTACTGACGATGCAAAAAATCTTTGTGACTGACCGCTCCACGTGGTTACGTAGTTTAAATGCGATCGAACAAAGTGCTCCTGACTATGTCCAACTGATGCCAGCCCCTATGCTGCCTCTATTATCTCAAGCCGATAAAATGAAATTACCTCCTATTGTGGCTTCTGGATTTGTGAGCCATGCAAATGATGTCACATATGCATTAGCCAATGGCGCTATTGCAGTTTCAAGTAGTGATTGTCAACTGTGGGGAATGGCCCTATCACCAGAAGGAAAAATAAAATGA
- a CDS encoding FAD-binding oxidoreductase yields the protein MISKDAIKRGYNRGNYVVGAHTPPSWATSVSSSNGNQGLQTAPVHVNKETIKQLKQIADRVMTSEQDVINFTRDWWARTMISETEGQPATPMAVIVCVSTVEQVQAVMRIAHEKSLPVTVSAGRSNVTGAALPLRGGIVLDVCELNKLVSFDKTSQIVDVEAGMFGDVFEEIIQKEYGMTMGHWPSSFGISTVGGWVACRGAGQLSTRYGKIEDMVYGMDIVLADGQLITVGGYSRAATGPDLQQLFIGSEGTLGIIVRIRFKLHRLPDYGRAIAWGFDSFAEGLEACRQIMQQGTTPAVLRLYDNLESGVQFDLPNTNVLLIADEGAKEVVDAFLTIAERVCQQIGQPLDHAFIFERWLDTRYLTGKSAEGFKRTPGLVADTLEMIGCWRDLSTIYDEVVAAINAVPGTLAGSAHQSHAYVDGACLYFSLRGDVEVTQRAAWYRAAWDAANQVIIKHKATLSHHHGVGLLRSPYMERSLSSAFPIMQSLKAALDPKQILNPGKLGFSTELPND from the coding sequence ATGATCAGTAAAGATGCGATTAAGCGCGGCTATAACCGAGGTAACTATGTTGTTGGCGCTCACACGCCACCAAGTTGGGCAACGTCAGTGTCTTCAAGTAACGGTAATCAAGGATTACAAACAGCGCCAGTGCATGTGAATAAAGAAACCATTAAGCAACTCAAGCAGATCGCCGATCGAGTGATGACGTCAGAGCAAGACGTCATTAATTTCACTCGTGACTGGTGGGCGCGAACGATGATCAGCGAGACAGAAGGCCAGCCTGCAACTCCGATGGCGGTGATCGTCTGTGTCTCCACCGTTGAACAAGTTCAAGCGGTGATGCGTATTGCTCACGAAAAAAGCTTACCCGTCACAGTTTCCGCTGGGCGTAGTAATGTGACTGGCGCAGCGTTGCCTCTACGTGGTGGGATTGTGCTAGATGTCTGTGAACTGAATAAACTCGTGAGTTTTGATAAAACGAGCCAAATTGTTGATGTTGAAGCGGGCATGTTTGGTGATGTTTTTGAAGAGATCATTCAAAAAGAATACGGAATGACGATGGGGCATTGGCCTTCATCATTTGGTATTAGCACGGTAGGTGGTTGGGTGGCATGCCGAGGTGCAGGGCAACTTTCTACACGTTACGGCAAAATTGAAGATATGGTTTACGGTATGGATATCGTGCTCGCTGATGGTCAATTAATTACGGTAGGGGGCTATTCGCGTGCGGCGACAGGACCTGATTTACAGCAATTATTTATTGGTTCAGAAGGAACATTAGGCATCATTGTACGTATTCGTTTTAAGCTACACCGTTTGCCTGATTATGGTCGTGCGATTGCATGGGGGTTTGACAGTTTTGCCGAGGGGCTAGAAGCATGTCGACAAATCATGCAACAGGGCACAACGCCAGCGGTTCTGCGTCTTTATGATAATCTCGAAAGCGGTGTGCAATTTGATCTACCTAATACCAACGTGTTGTTAATTGCCGATGAAGGTGCAAAAGAAGTGGTTGATGCCTTTTTGACCATCGCTGAGCGGGTATGCCAGCAAATAGGGCAGCCTCTCGATCATGCATTTATTTTTGAGCGTTGGTTAGATACGCGTTATTTAACAGGAAAAAGCGCAGAGGGTTTTAAACGAACACCGGGACTGGTTGCTGATACACTAGAAATGATTGGTTGTTGGCGTGATCTCAGTACTATTTATGATGAGGTTGTGGCGGCGATTAATGCAGTCCCAGGAACACTAGCAGGCTCTGCGCACCAATCTCATGCTTATGTTGATGGCGCTTGTTTATATTTCTCTTTGCGCGGCGATGTTGAGGTAACACAACGAGCTGCATGGTACCGCGCAGCATGGGATGCGGCAAACCAAGTGATCATTAAACACAAAGCAACACTCAGCCATCACCATGGGGTCGGGCTACTAAGATCGCCTTATATGGAGAGATCACTGTCATCGGCTTTTCCTATTATGCAAAGTTTGAAAGCGGCGCTTGACCCTAAACAAATACTCAACCCAGGTAAGCTCGGATTTAGTACTGAGCTTCCTAATGATTAG
- a CDS encoding glycerol-3-phosphate dehydrogenase/oxidase, with protein sequence MNFFPSRKPSKSHSDLFTTAPLRLNREEQLDRLQHEKYDILIIGGGVTGAYSALDASLRGYKVALVEKDDFASGTSSKSSKMVHGGLRYIEQGNLKLVFHSLLERQRLRRNARHLVQRLPFMFPILDKNGVFDKRLAKAFESLLWTYDLAGGWREGILHQKLTPAEVLSHCPTLNEEQLSGGFMYFDARVDDARLTLALARTAAHHGVTVINHTKAQQILRDANGKVNGAIVQVNNREIHVSAKVVIMATGVWLRDWKGEKKGTESALHVRPAKGVHIAIPWLKIRNDCTVTIPVPGRNRRATITRWGNVSYLGTTDEDYEGNLDDVHCTRKELDFLIEGANTALKTNLTVDDVVGSIAGCRPLVGGKGGKTIEMKRNHQITVAEDGLITVVGGKLTTSRHMAEQTIDAASKLLGKKKRCTTKSAYLLGAAGYDPQAVMASGGMAAHLGERYGTEAHFVSDILQQDPTLAKPIVEGLPYSEAEVLYAIRHELASTVDDVLARRIRARLMARDASAQAAQRVGELLQQELSFTAEEIKTQVDDYQAAIKREKSILIGEAI encoded by the coding sequence ATGAATTTTTTTCCATCTCGTAAACCAAGTAAATCACACAGTGATTTGTTTACAACAGCGCCATTAAGACTCAATCGAGAAGAACAACTTGATCGGTTACAACATGAAAAATATGACATCTTGATTATCGGCGGTGGAGTGACTGGTGCTTATTCCGCATTAGATGCCAGTTTGAGGGGATATAAAGTTGCTTTAGTCGAAAAAGATGATTTTGCGTCGGGGACATCATCTAAATCCTCCAAAATGGTACATGGAGGGCTGCGTTATATCGAACAAGGGAATTTAAAACTGGTGTTTCATTCTTTACTAGAGCGACAACGTTTACGCCGTAATGCAAGGCACCTAGTACAACGTTTACCGTTTATGTTCCCAATCTTAGATAAAAACGGGGTATTTGATAAAAGATTAGCCAAAGCCTTCGAAAGCTTATTATGGACATACGATCTGGCAGGGGGATGGCGTGAAGGTATTTTACATCAAAAATTGACACCTGCTGAGGTGCTATCACATTGCCCAACACTGAATGAAGAACAGCTTTCCGGTGGATTTATGTATTTTGATGCACGTGTCGATGACGCCAGATTGACACTTGCATTAGCGAGAACCGCTGCACATCACGGAGTCACTGTTATCAATCATACCAAAGCGCAACAAATACTAAGAGACGCGAACGGGAAGGTTAATGGTGCGATAGTTCAGGTAAATAACCGTGAAATTCATGTTTCAGCGAAAGTGGTGATCATGGCGACAGGTGTATGGTTGCGTGATTGGAAAGGCGAGAAAAAAGGCACGGAAAGTGCTTTGCATGTGCGCCCAGCAAAAGGGGTTCATATTGCAATCCCATGGTTGAAAATACGCAATGATTGTACTGTGACTATCCCTGTTCCGGGGCGCAATCGTCGTGCAACGATTACACGCTGGGGAAATGTTTCTTACTTAGGCACGACAGATGAAGACTATGAAGGAAATCTAGATGATGTGCATTGTACACGTAAGGAATTAGATTTCTTAATTGAAGGTGCCAATACCGCGTTGAAAACCAATTTAACTGTTGATGATGTGGTTGGCAGTATCGCAGGTTGCCGCCCGTTAGTGGGGGGAAAAGGCGGAAAAACTATTGAGATGAAACGTAACCACCAAATTACAGTTGCAGAAGATGGCTTGATTACCGTTGTTGGTGGCAAGTTGACGACTTCACGCCATATGGCAGAACAAACCATTGATGCTGCTAGCAAACTATTGGGTAAGAAAAAACGCTGTACGACCAAATCCGCTTATCTACTAGGTGCGGCTGGTTATGATCCACAAGCGGTGATGGCATCTGGTGGAATGGCTGCACATCTAGGCGAACGCTATGGCACCGAAGCACATTTTGTTAGTGATATTTTGCAGCAGGATCCAACACTTGCAAAACCCATTGTTGAAGGACTGCCTTATAGCGAGGCAGAGGTACTTTATGCCATTCGTCATGAGCTAGCCAGTACGGTTGATGATGTTTTGGCAAGACGGATCCGTGCACGTTTGATGGCACGAGATGCCTCTGCGCAAGCAGCTCAACGAGTTGGTGAATTACTTCAACAAGAACTGAGTTTTACTGCCGAAGAGATTAAGACACAAGTAGACGACTATCAGGCAGCGATTAAACGTGAAAAATCGATACTTATAGGAGAAGCAATATGA
- a CDS encoding FGGY family carbohydrate kinase — MKHGQNVILAIDEGTSGTRSAVVSADGLVRFLEYHPLRVESLQHGVTEQNADDILKATLEVCRKTIAQAQQDNLHIVALSIATQRSTSVLWDSKTGKSLVPAMVWQDARYADILHTLADEWDSRLLQHTGRPVGIRSPYLWAAKHIQETPVVAEAFKANRLKFGTIDSWLLWNLSQEGHCVTTPTNATSAGAYSLREHRYYTPWLEALSFPLSLLPELKDDLDDLGTTKQDLLGISVPILACMGDQFAGAVGLGCIQHGQSICMHGTGSFIDQIVSESVPSFDHQLESTLAMVARRQQSQSHYSVETFVPTTGSALNWVCEKLHWFDSPEQISELAMQAQDAGGVSFIPALTGLRVPSLQPQARASLNGISISTTRPQIAYAILEGIANSVAGCLRANQSATGLTAQQLVVGGGMSNSDALLQIQADISGIPVLRMSETARASLRGAAFLAGSNGLLWDSLESACETLTVAKRFIPSISEAERNQRLLLWNSRLQLEIDYTAIKAIAC, encoded by the coding sequence ATGAAACACGGTCAAAATGTCATTCTAGCGATTGATGAAGGTACATCAGGTACTCGTTCAGCAGTTGTCAGTGCAGATGGATTAGTGCGTTTTTTAGAATATCATCCTTTACGTGTTGAAAGTTTACAGCATGGTGTTACAGAGCAAAATGCAGATGACATATTAAAGGCAACATTAGAGGTTTGCCGTAAAACAATTGCTCAGGCACAACAAGATAATTTGCATATTGTTGCCTTAAGTATTGCAACTCAGCGTTCGACCTCAGTGCTATGGGACAGTAAAACAGGCAAATCATTAGTCCCCGCTATGGTTTGGCAAGATGCACGCTATGCCGATATTTTACATACTCTAGCTGATGAGTGGGACAGCCGCCTACTACAACATACAGGCCGTCCTGTAGGGATCCGCTCACCTTATTTATGGGCTGCAAAACATATTCAAGAAACCCCAGTCGTTGCAGAGGCTTTTAAGGCCAATCGACTCAAATTTGGCACCATAGATAGCTGGTTGCTTTGGAATTTATCACAAGAAGGCCACTGTGTTACAACGCCCACAAACGCAACGTCAGCGGGCGCTTATAGCTTGCGTGAGCATCGTTACTACACTCCTTGGTTAGAGGCATTATCATTTCCTCTATCATTACTGCCCGAACTTAAAGATGATTTAGATGACCTAGGAACCACAAAGCAAGACCTACTTGGTATTTCGGTACCGATTTTGGCTTGCATGGGGGATCAATTTGCGGGTGCTGTTGGATTAGGTTGCATTCAACATGGGCAATCTATTTGTATGCATGGTACTGGCAGTTTTATCGACCAAATTGTTAGTGAGAGTGTTCCTTCATTCGATCATCAATTGGAAAGCACGCTTGCGATGGTGGCTCGTCGTCAGCAATCACAATCTCATTATTCAGTAGAAACCTTTGTTCCGACAACAGGTTCTGCGCTGAATTGGGTGTGTGAGAAATTACATTGGTTTGATTCACCTGAGCAAATAAGTGAACTGGCAATGCAAGCGCAAGATGCAGGTGGTGTTAGCTTTATACCTGCTTTAACTGGGCTACGAGTGCCGAGTTTACAACCTCAAGCACGTGCCTCTTTAAACGGCATATCAATTTCAACTACACGTCCACAGATCGCCTACGCCATTTTAGAAGGCATTGCGAATTCAGTCGCAGGTTGCTTACGTGCGAATCAATCTGCAACAGGGTTAACCGCACAACAATTGGTAGTCGGGGGTGGGATGTCAAACAGTGATGCTTTATTGCAAATTCAGGCAGATATCAGCGGTATACCTGTATTACGCATGTCTGAAACAGCGAGAGCGAGTCTAAGAGGAGCCGCATTTTTAGCGGGTTCTAATGGATTGCTTTGGGACTCTCTCGAAAGTGCCTGTGAAACATTAACGGTAGCGAAACGGTTTATTCCATCAATAAGCGAAGCCGAGCGTAATCAACGTCTTCTATTGTGGAATTCACGCCTTCAACTTGAAATTGATTATACCGCAATAAAAGCCATTGCTTGTTAG
- a CDS encoding MFS transporter — protein sequence MTVRNLSKSVTIRGIDDIIQFIDSQARLTGRAGLIWWLMLGGLFLDAFSNSALSAGLNPMTRDLNLSATQIALLTSFSSWVAIIFNPVGGWIADRWGRVKPLIIAKIVAIIGALLVMFSTDFHTIIAGRFFVGVSYGMDFAVAMAMLAEFTPAKLKSRLNTWQGVWYVAVCLNLIFALLFFSMDVGDAIWRYSIGVTAVCGITIFILQFVYLVESPIWLARKSRFAEATKAMSKVYGDYFTLAPKEELKPIVGQAKGGVRNLLLIFKGVYLPRTILAATVQICQSIQYFGIGWYLPVISAAMFGKNFVYATLGSLFFNLFGILGGFMSPLIGRWLGLRMASATGFAVAFLVLLSLGLYSDVMPIWLSLTVPALFILCHSGGPGANGKSLSSLSFRSELRAGANGIIGALGAMGAALGLFIFPVFRESYGLQTTFLIMSVVPLVASIICFLIKWDPTRTHIVPDNEPNAPQFKAEKETIIDNPLRRTE from the coding sequence ATGACTGTTCGCAATCTATCAAAATCCGTAACTATTAGAGGTATCGATGACATTATTCAGTTCATCGATTCTCAGGCTCGTCTTACTGGCCGTGCTGGGCTGATTTGGTGGTTAATGCTCGGAGGATTATTCCTTGATGCATTTTCTAACTCAGCGTTAAGCGCAGGGCTTAATCCAATGACTCGTGATTTAAATTTATCGGCAACGCAGATTGCGTTATTGACGTCTTTTTCGTCATGGGTCGCTATTATTTTTAACCCTGTAGGTGGTTGGATTGCTGACCGATGGGGAAGAGTAAAACCATTAATCATTGCTAAGATTGTCGCTATTATCGGCGCATTATTAGTGATGTTCTCAACTGATTTTCACACCATTATTGCAGGGCGCTTCTTTGTTGGGGTGTCTTATGGAATGGACTTTGCTGTTGCAATGGCAATGTTAGCGGAGTTTACGCCTGCGAAACTAAAAAGTCGCCTTAATACATGGCAAGGGGTTTGGTATGTTGCTGTGTGCCTGAATTTGATATTTGCCTTGTTATTCTTCTCAATGGATGTGGGTGATGCAATCTGGCGTTATTCTATTGGGGTGACTGCGGTTTGTGGTATTACAATTTTTATTCTGCAATTTGTTTACCTCGTTGAAAGTCCCATTTGGCTGGCGAGAAAATCGCGCTTTGCTGAAGCAACAAAGGCGATGTCAAAAGTCTATGGCGATTATTTTACATTAGCCCCTAAAGAAGAATTGAAACCCATTGTTGGTCAAGCAAAAGGGGGAGTACGGAATCTATTACTTATTTTTAAAGGCGTTTATTTACCAAGAACGATTTTGGCTGCAACGGTGCAAATTTGTCAATCTATACAATATTTTGGGATTGGTTGGTATTTGCCAGTGATCAGTGCAGCGATGTTTGGTAAGAATTTTGTTTATGCAACCTTAGGTTCACTATTTTTCAATCTGTTTGGGATCCTTGGTGGGTTTATGTCCCCGCTGATTGGCCGTTGGCTTGGCTTGAGAATGGCATCAGCAACCGGTTTTGCAGTTGCATTTTTAGTATTACTTTCTTTAGGGCTATACAGTGATGTGATGCCAATTTGGTTGTCATTGACGGTTCCTGCCTTGTTCATTCTTTGTCATTCAGGTGGACCCGGTGCGAATGGTAAAAGCCTATCATCACTTTCATTCAGAAGTGAATTGCGCGCTGGTGCAAACGGCATCATTGGTGCTCTTGGTGCGATGGGGGCTGCGCTTGGTTTATTCATCTTCCCTGTTTTTCGTGAGTCTTATGGTTTACAAACCACCTTTCTGATTATGTCAGTGGTACCGTTGGTCGCCAGTATCATTTGCTTCCTAATTAAATGGGATCCTACTCGCACTCACATCGTGCCTGACAACGAGCCAAATGCTCCTCAATTTAAAGCTGAAAAAGAAACGATAATTGACAATCCGTTAAGGAGAACAGAATGA
- a CDS encoding phage holin family protein → MHEKNIDFWEQIFRWVQLNFPLLSGVMLATLIAFIREWRDGNSTWQSLAEAVICGAITVSAIRALQWLLVYMNYSEAWSSLAEFCGAMIGFLGTKKISWIVDSLLISMKKRYGEKE, encoded by the coding sequence ATGCATGAAAAAAATATTGACTTTTGGGAGCAGATTTTTCGCTGGGTTCAACTCAATTTTCCATTATTAAGTGGTGTTATGTTGGCAACGCTGATTGCATTTATTCGAGAATGGCGAGATGGTAATAGTACATGGCAATCATTAGCGGAAGCAGTGATTTGTGGGGCAATTACTGTGAGTGCGATCCGAGCACTACAATGGTTATTAGTTTACATGAATTACTCTGAAGCGTGGTCATCTCTCGCTGAATTTTGTGGAGCAATGATAGGCTTTCTTGGTACTAAAAAGATTAGCTGGATTGTAGATTCGCTTTTAATTTCAATGAAAAAACGTTATGGAGAAAAAGAATAG